The genomic window AAACTTGTTATATCTGTAACCAGAATAGATGTGTCATAGAAAAATGCAGTATAAAACATGTGCACTCACCAATGGGATACTTGGATAGAATCATCCTGTTAAACTATATGCTATTGCTGTAATGTTTTTTTGGTTGCTTAATAGCATTTACACATTAATTTCAGACTAAACAATTCAATTGTTTGTTATCTTGCAGCAAACGGAGGAAGGCATGATAAGCAAGTTAATTCGATGATGTTTTACTCTTGATCTTGGGAAAGGTCAACTTAACGACAGCAGTGAGGGCTAGTATCCTATCTACACAATGGTGACACCTCCCTTGGTTGCTCACTCAACTCAGCATAGATATCAAGGTCTTTCTTCGTGAACCGTGTACCGACCCCACATTGGATGCAGGGTTTCAAAAACCGAACTTGGATCGAAAACCGGGCTCCCAGCGGTTTCGTCGGTTTACGCAAATATCGCTCAAAAACCAACAAAAACTGGtaaaattcagacaaattttgccaaaaatttgaattttattgaAGTCTACCGAATTTCCCACCGGTTTCGGTTATCGAACCGCGGCGAATTGACCGAAATTCGTGAATACTGACCGGTATTCAACGAATTGATAAACCCTAATTGGATGGCGATGGTCACATTGATAAAGCAATGTCATATCTAACCGAAGCAGTTAGGTGCATGCTGGCTCCTACCCACAGAAAGTATATCAGAAGACTCATCTCATTTTTCTTAACCAACAACTGTTCATCTCGTCAATAAAGCTACTAAAAATGGAATGGTCAAAGATATAGAGCTCACAAGTGGGGTTGAGAGGATCCCTGGTGATGTTAGCGATGAACAAATGGTAAAACAAGCAAATGGAGTGAATAGTTTCTTTAGTAACTATCCAAATATATCATGTTGCCCCACAAGGCTCCTCCTTTACAATGCAACGTTTGTTGAATCAGAGTTACATAATCTCATTGCAAATATATGCATGGAAGTGTGTTATCTATATCTCTACCAGCGTGATACTGGCTTCGATTCAATATTCAAGATAGATGTGCCAAACTCAAAACTCAATGTTCTAGAATTTGGCCATTGTTCTTTTGGACCAGTTGAGTTATTTTGCCTTCCAAAGCTAGTATTAGAGACGATTATTCCTTTACATGTATATCACGAAAAGGTACACTAGGCATTTGACTAGCTATATATGAAAAGGTATGCCAGCCATTTGGCTTGTGTGGTGCAATCCTTTCCTTCCAACGCTGGAGCAACTCATATGTGGCTTTTGGTTATCTCAATGTTTACCCTTGACTTTGGGGGGATATGTCCCATGCCTCAAGGAAGTAGAAATCTATTATGACATGCCACCTCATCAGGAATAATTCTAGTTAAGCGAGCTTCTATGTGGTACAACTTGCATAAACACTTTATCATTGGATTTCCTTGGACAAAAGGTAATACGTGTTCTTTTGCCATCATTGTTACTGTCTCTACAAGTGTTATTATCAGCTCTGCTTTTATGCCTATGCAAAGTATGAACTCTAGAGCAAAGCGGTGAGAGGTTATTCTCACATCGGTTTTATGAGTATCTTACCTTTTGAAGGGCTTGCTTGATATAGTTTTGATTGCATTGCATGATACTCATAGAAGTGATTGATTTTGTTATCAATAATTCATTTAGTAACATGGTCAATTACTCACAGAACACTTATTATTCTcgtttctttctctctcatctctccagATTCGGTTACAACCGAAAAGATATCAACTTTCCTCAGCTTTCAGCAATTTGAGGAAATTGTGTCTATATGATACCTTTGTTGGATTTGGTCTTTTGTGGACAACAACCCTTCTTGAAGCTGCACCATCACTCTAGATACTTGAGGTTGAGGTACTTTTTCTTGTTTATTTAACCTTTAATTCAGAAAAGTCCTTTTATCATAAAGAAAATACTCTAATGACCTCTACGGTTTGAATAGTCATTTACGGGAGTATTGCTGACTTATTCGTGTGGTGGAAGAGCACACCGAATAGAATTGGGTTTCATTCAATCCTTCTCTCCATTTAGGGTGATCTTTTAGGAGTGGCAAAGATGTTAAGTACTTTAATTGGTTTAAACCACCACCAAAGTTTAGAGGGTTGACAATGGGATGTGATTGTTTGGCCTGTTGAGAAATAGCTCTCTTCCCTTATCGTGTATATGTTATCTTAGGTAGCAGTTGCTTTCGTACCTCGTTCGGTCATATTTGCCGCAAGGTACAACAAACCACCTGAGGCAGGGATATATATGCCTCTCCAAAATTTTGTGATCGACCTAGTGATTAATTTATCTTAACCTACTAGAAACTTACTATTTACTATTTCCACTAGCTCCGGTCCAAGATAGATGTCTTAGAATGCATGCATTAAAAACTTCTAAAACTTTGACCACTACTATACatcaaaatatttagatttaTCACATGAGAACGATATCAACGGCTTGCTCCAACGGCTTCTCCGTCGGTCCCTGACGTCGAGCAACCATGCCCTCCTGCATGGTCCCCCGCGTCGTCCTCGGCCACGCCGTCGCCATCCACGCTCATGTGGCCCTCGGTGCCGCCCCCGGACTCCACAACCCCAGCCGCCTCGCGCCCGCAGCACCCACGGCGACCGCGGCCGTGATCTTTCCTAATCTAGCTTTTGACTAGCTATATATCAAAAGGTACGCCAGCCATTTGGCTTGTGCGGTGCAATCCTTTCCTTCCAACAGCTAGAGCAACTCATACGTGGCTTTTGGTTATCTCAATGTTTACCCTTGACTTTGGGGGATATGTCCCATGCCTCAAGGAAGTAGAAATATATTATAACATGTCACCTAATCAGGAACAATTCTAGTTAAGCGAGCTTCTATGCGGTACAACATGCATAAACACTTTATCATTGGATTTCCTTGGACAAAAGGTAATACGTGTTCTTTTGCCATCATTGTTACTGTCTCTACAAGTGTAATTATCAGCTCTGCTTTTATGCCTATGCAAAGTATGAACTCTAGAGCAAAGCGGTGAGAGGTTATTCTCACATCGGTTTTATGAGTATCTTACCTTCCGGAGGGCTTACTTGATATAGTTTTGATTGCATTGCATGATGCTCATAGAAGTGATTGATTTTGTTATAAATAGTTCATTTAGTAACATGGTCAATTACTCACAGAACACTTATTAttcttgtttctttctttctcatcTCTCCAGATTTGGTTACAACCGAAAAGATATCAACTTTCCTCAGCTTTCAGCAATTTGAGGAAATTGTGTCTATATGATACCTTTGTTGGATTCGGTCTTTTGTGGACAACAACCCTTCTTGAAGCTGCACCATCACTCTAGATACTTGAGGTTGAGAtactttttcttgtttctttaacCTTTAATTCAGAAAAGTTCTTTTATCATAAAGAAAATACTCTAATGACCTCTACGGTTTGAATAGTCATTTATGGGAGTATTGCTGACTTATTCGTGTGGTGGAATAACACATGAATAGAATTGATGGGTTTCATTCAATCCTTCTCTCCATTTAGGGTGATCTTTTAGGAGTGGCAAAGATGTTAAGTACTTTAGTTGGTTTAAACCACCACCAAAGTTTAGAGGGTTGACAATGGGATATGATTGTTTGGCCTGTTGAGCAATAGCTCTCTTCCCTTGTCGTGTATATGGGCCATCTCCAAGGGCTTCCATTCGGGGACAAAAAttctgtcgtgaagggattttcattttcttcaacGCTCCaatggtttcccttcacggttcccgtcacgaagggatttccaatgtcattcccttcaggacgggattctctttCCTTTCCCTTCGCAATTCCCcttgaagggaagctgttggagatgagagaaaataaaggaaatggaAATGGGGAAAATAATCAGAAAAGGAATGAAATAGagggaatatggttgaagatggtATTAGGTAGTAGTTGCTTTCTTACCTCCTTGGGTCATATTTGCCGCAAGGTACAACAAATCACCTGAGGCAGGGATATGTATGCCTCTCCAAAATTTTACGATCGACCTAGTGATTAATTTATCTTAACCAACTAGAAATTTACTATTTACTATTTACCATTAGCTCCGGTCCAAGATAGATGTCTTAGAATGCATGCATTAAAAACTTAAACTTTGACCACTACtatatgtcaaaatatttagatttaTCACATGAGAATGATATCAATAGATTTATCATCCATAATGCTATTTCTGTTAATATATATTTGGAATATACAATGGCCAAAGTGTGGGTAAAGGAGACCATTTTCGTGTCCTAAATGAGAAGCAAAACAGATTGGAGGTACTAATCGGTGGACACTTCCTAAACATCTAAAAAATGTCACCGCTTAAGAGCGATGATGTAAGAATTGGTGGTGGCCCAACCAACTCTATGGGAGAACTAAACACGATTCCAAGGTGGATAATAAATAATGCAAGGTCCTGAAAACATCCCAAGTTCTACACGCATTGCTTCTTTCCCCTTCGTACAAAAGGTAAGACATAAAGacatgcatgcacatactgTGTTGTGCTCAAAGCTATTAGTTCCCTGCAAATAAAGAGTTATGACTAGTGAAAAGAAAGGCTTAGTTCATATAATCATTTTCACTTCATAAAGACATGCTTCATGTATGTAGGTATATGGCCATCGATGCGATGATGAGGAAAGGAAACGATTATATGCTGAAAGAACTAATGCGCCATGGGAAGTGTCTTGAGTTTGAGCATTTGGCATTGAAAGAGCTCGAACTCATTGGTTTCAATGCAACAGAAGGACAGATAGTATTTGTCGGGGCCGTGATGGAGCGAGCTTCCAACTTACAAGCAGTTGTTCTGAAACAAAATTATTGCAAGGACTGCAGCTCAATCAGTACTCCTCCTTGAGGCGAACGCAGATTTCCAAAGAATGAGGATGAACGGGAGATGGAGTGGTGAATAATCTCAAAAACCGGTTCTCCTCCCGTGCCCAAATAATCTCCAGGGATTACAAATATTCCAGTGATTAAGGATGTGTTATCTACTTGCACTGCTGAAAGAGTTGGTTCTGAACAGAGAGAAATGAAATGTGGTTGTTCACAGCCGATGGGCCATGAACTCGGTTCGgcatcgtcgtcctcctccatgTTGATGTCGGGTCGGTTATCTCCCATAGGCTGCATAGCTTCCGCGCTGTCTCTGGCTGGCTGGCTGTTGCTTGAGGTGCAGTGAGAGTGTGGTCCAATGGAAGATGAGGGAAGGACCAGTTTGGATGATCAGGTCGTGTGACAGACGAGCTGTGCGCTGGGCAGGCCATACCTTACGAAGATCCCCGGGGTTCCCCAGTGGCAGAGCCACCCAGATTTGGGAGCCCGGGCAGAGCCAAAGTCAGTGAGAATTTGGCTAAGGAAAACGATCTCCTAATCCTTTAGGCAGCACTACTCGTTAGTggaagctcaccggcgtcaccGCTTGAGCTCGGGGAGTTGTCCGCCACTGCTTGGCCCCAGAGATCTCGCTGTGTGGTCGTGATGATGTTGTTATCTTCTTCTGGCCCAGCACGTGCTTCAGAGCATCAGCTCCTTCGTTGGGAGGCGACGAATAACATCGTTAACCGTTAGGTGCCGTTTGGATGTAGGTTGAAACGGGAAAGGGATGTGATCTCGAGATACGATCATGTGGGTTTTGggttagaaaataaaaatcttttttCCATTCCATGTTTGGCTGCACTAGATTGAGTTTGGGAAATGAACAAAAAATAACTGAAGTATATTTTTGTACGATTAGGAGTTCATTTTGTATAAGGGTATTTTCATAACTTTGCATGTTATAACCCAAACCCTCCACCATAATCCACCCtaggatattttttttaaaggacgGCACCGAAGATGCTGATGTTATTATAGAAGAACAGAGTTAACTCAGTTTATGAGGGAAATCTCGACAACAAAAGCCAAACACCCTAACACCCCGGCAAAACTACACACGTGGAGTCCGCCAACGAGTCATCGTTGCTAAACTCATCGCATGTTGCACCCAAGCAGCCCCGACTTTTTGTAGCAGACCTCGGTCTATATGCAGATGACCCTATGCCCCACCAATGGCAACCTCATATCATTGTTGCCAAGCTTGTCAGACACCTCGACGCAGCAGCAGATGTCGCCCGTGGGTAGAAAGGTGTAGCACCAACAGAGCAGAGACCCAGCCAAACAACTAGCCCCTTAAGAGGACCGGCGTGGTCACAACCATCGCTAAAGCAAGCTCCCACCATAACCAAATCGTCGATCACCTCAGGATATGAATGGTAGggaataaatatataatatctTTATTCTAGACTGTACTCTTTTCTCAAACTCATCATCCAAACATTAGAAAAAACTTATCGCAACAATCATTTCACATTTCCACCCTTCATTTGCCTAAATCCAAACACCACCCTATGGTTTAATGGGCGGTGGTTTGTTTCAGATTCAACCAAATTTTAGTCTTGGATACAGGAAGAAACCATTGTCTAAATAAAATTGATTAGGAAGAAATTTAACCCTGGTCACTACACTAAAAACTTAACACACTCACTGTTTTCTTTAAATTTGTTTTGAGTCCGTTTGAAATGAAAGACTCCTACTAAAAAAGTCTCAAAATTCCTGCCTTCCGAACGAATGTGAATTTTCAGCAAACAGAAGGGAGCTGATAGTGACACCCATCCATACGACCCACGTGCTAAATTTGACACATGATAATAAATAATCCGTTAAAATGCTTGGAAAAAAAGATCATGTGAAGCCGAACAAAAGTGAAAGAAACATGGGACAAAACGATTAGAGAGTGAATGAGACAGTAGAGTTTGATATAATAAAAATCgatcattttttattaatttaatttaatattttgtcttatttattaaaaatatatctcTTCCTAATAGACGGGAATAACCGCCGATGGCAGATTCTTGATCACTTAGGAACAAAAAACTGAGCCACAAAATCACAGTACCAACCAAAACGgaaaatccataaaaaaaccaaaacggaaaatccataaaaaaacaaaacggAAAACGGGCCGTAGCCTCCAAAGAAAAGttggaaaaaataataatagaaaaAGGAAGAGCAACTGGCcaggcgacgacggcgacgtgCGGTGGTGGCTGGTCCCAAGCTCGGGGCGGGCGCGAGTCCCGCACCGAtgccgatgctcctcccacccCCAACTGCTACCTTCCCTCCCTCCTTCCCCATCCACCCCCCTTGCGATtcactccccctcccctcctagCTTCGGCCGGCTCCCCCAATGCTCGCGAACGCGTCCGCGGCGatgtcgtcgccgccgcctgaCGACGGGGCGGAGGCTGGGGGCGACGGCGACAGGACGTTCAGCTACGGGGCGGCGGAGTACTGGGACGCGCGGTACGCGGAGGAGGGCGGCGCGCCGTACGACTGGTACCAGCGCTACGACGCGCTCCGTCCCTTCGTCCGCCGCTTCGCGCCGCCGGCGTCGCGTCTCCTCATGATCGGCTGCGGCTCCGCTCGTACGCAAAGCTTTGCTTTCTCCTATCAGTTGCGATTAATTGCTCTTTACAAAAATTGCACTTGCTTAACAGTACTGCACGAAGAAGTGGAGTTAACGTTGCGTTGCTTCCGTATCCCTTTCTTCCCAAAAGTAGAAAgctcatttcttttttcttcttcttcttttgttcaAATCTGCGCATGATAGCATGGGAACTGGgaatggatggtgatcttcttcttcttttttcttcttcttttgttcaAATCTGCGCATGATTCGCTCTTATGGTATAGCCACGCAATGGTTTGTGGAAAAGGTCCATGGCTAGGTGGTGATTTTGGAATGAAATCCCAGCCTCTGCAACTATATGGTGATTTAGCTCCACTTCTTTCGTATATTTGCTTATATACCAATATATTATCATGACAACCAGACAAGGGCATATTCTCACCAGTTCTTTTTTAGCAAGTCATTCTCTCAGTTAGTCCACGTCTTGGCATAGATCACTGCCCTATATCCACTGTTTACTCTGAACGGAATCTTGTTGCTGTGAGCTTCTGTACAACTAGGACATCTGTGAACTATGAAATGGTAAGCTCTTGCTATTGCGCCTATAAGGCAGGAGCAGTATTTCTCCGATTTTTCTCATGTTGAGTACAGAATCACGCTTCTGGATCCAACATTTAACTGTTTAATTGAATATCTCAATCAATTCTGGTCAGGCTAGTTCTGCAGTAATGAGTTTGTTTTGTGCTCGCCAAGCTTAAGCTCCAGCTAATCATAAACCTGGGTGCAGTTTCGTCTTTTCCTTAATTACACTCTCTGTGCTAATTGATTAATTCCAATGTTCTTTTCCTGCACTGCTGTCTGTAGTTATGTCAGAGGATATGGTCAGTGATGGCTATGTGGAGATAGTGAACATTGACATTTCTTCGGTTGTAATTgagatgatgagaaagaaatatttcAACGTTCCACAGATGCAATGTATCCTTTATTGCTTATCATTTCCCTTGTTGCTCGAAGATGCAATCTACCATCAATTGATACCCTTATGGCTTGCAGACTTGCGCATGGATGTTAGAGATATGAGTATGTTTTCTGATGATTCATTTGATTGTGCCATTGATAAAGGTATGAATTCCTACCGTGGTTTTCGATTTCTGGCAATTATTAACCCACATGTGTGATATCTcttatttcattttcttcaatTCTTAGGTACTCTGGACTCATTGATGGTAAGTAGGTAACATATGTCACTGTGTCCTTTTGCTTAGTTCTGGACTCAATTCAACATTGCAGTCTTGCTGCTTTCATAATGTGGTGTGGATGCTCCTCTCAGTGCAGCTCAGATGGTTCTGGAAGTGGACAGGTTTTTTAGTGTCTTTCTGCCCCTCTGAAGTATCACTCTGCAGTCTCATCTGCACTGAGATACCTTGTAAATTTCAACATTCCTGCGGACTAATCAGTTGTACTTTTGATTGTAGGCTTCTTAGACCAGGAGGAGTCTTCATTTTGGTAAGCACTTTGAATGCATTCATTCTGAGTATAGTTGTTGAGGACGATTTTGGGACTGAATTATAGATTATTCTCTATTCCTCTTCTTAGTATACATATGCATACTTATATTCATGGGCCTGTGGGCCTTAGTCACATACACAGCCCAATCTTAACTGTTCCTGGATATAGATTATTCTGATCAACTTTAATGTCTGAACTGCTAGATAACATATGGTGGCCCATCAGTGCGAATTCCTCATTTGAATCAGCCAGGATGCAATTGGAAAATTGTACTATACATTCTACGTAtgtataaaatttaattttgagTTTTAAACCCTTTGCTTTGCAGAAATGCTGTCTGACTGACAGTAAATGTTGTATATCTTCCCAATTTTCCCTTTCCTTAATATTCTGGTACACTGCTTAGGAGAAGTCtccaatttttcttttcctacATCATGCAACTCTAATAAAaacggagttttttttttgtttgtgttaGCTTGCTCATGAATATTGTTTGTCCCGTTAGATAGATTCAAGTTATAACATGAGTAATTCAATTAATTTAATTCTAGAATGTTGTAAGACTTCTACTTATCAAAGGTCAGTACTGTACTTCCAAGTTTTCTTAATTTATTTAGTAAGGTGCTTCAGACCCAAGTAGCAGATTGGGGTTAATTATACTCTTGTATCTGCCATACACCTCTATTCCCCATGTATTTTTCTTCACGGAGAAAGTCATCTTTTTTCTGCTCCAGACTTGCTTCTGTTAGGCAGAGTTAAAGTAGCCAGTGACTCTTCTGTAGTTAAGTCAGTGAATTTCGATTTAAGcgaagaaaaatagaaaagagatgCTATTACAGTCCTAATATGGGAAGCCTTTTCAAACTGTGTTGTGGTATTGACAGCCTTAATTTGTAGATTGCATTTTGATTTGCTCACCAACTTTTATTGTTCATATCACAGGGTAACTTGCAAATAGTTACTTTCTGTTATGGCTGGAGGTTCGGCAGAGATTGTGCAGGTAGTATTGATGCTCGACGGGAGGGCGAGGTATGACTCCTTGCCTCCCTGGAGCTATGGTGGAGAACTGGTGCAAAGCACCgaaaggaagagagagggaTAGATTAGGAGAACAATCTGTTTGCTTGTTCAATCTATCGGCCTCCTTATATAGAGTACCGGCTTACAATTGCTAACTGAAATCCAAACAAACTCAATCCAATGGCTAACAACCGAGCTAACTAACTTCGATGACTAACTATCTAGCAAGCAGCGTGATCTTGAATTGACGCCTACTCCTGCGCCGGGCTGGGGTGCTTGTGGGCCTGCTGTATGCATGGCCACACAtaacatcccccccccccccggaccAACAGCTCATCCTCGAGCTGAAATTGCGGGTAGCACTGTTGGAACTGCTCCAAATCCTCCCAAGAAGTTGCCGATGCTGGCTAGCCGACCCACTAGATGAGGAGCTGGCGCACACCTCGGCAAAAACGCATCTTGAGAGTGCGATCCGGCACTAGAATGACATCACAAtggtggagcggcggcaaagCAAGCGGTGCTGCTGGCGGCGAGCCAACGAATTTCTTGAGGAGGCCAATGTGGAAGACATCATGGATACTGGTGCCCAGTGGCAGTGCGAGGCGGATGGCCACCGGATTGACTACCTCCGTGATCTGATACGATCCGTAGAACCTGGGATGAAGCTTGTTGGTGGACACATCAGGGATTCCCGCTGGCGATCGATGGCGCAGGCGTAGCCAGACCCACTCGCCCGTCACAAAAGAGATGTCACGGTGACAGCGGTCGTAGTGGCGCTTGGCTAGCTGTCGTGCTTGCTCCAAGCGGAGGCGGACATCGGCTAAGAATTCGTCGTGCTCTTCCATAGTGCGTGCCACGGCGACAACACAAGTATTGCCGGCCTCATACGAGTGGAGCGATGGCGGGTCGTGGCTGTAGACCACGCGGAACGGCGTGTCCTAGAGCGTCGAATGGTAGGAGGTGTATTCCGCCCACGGCAGCCAGCGGACCCAGTTCCACGGCCGATCCCCTGTCATGCAGCAGAGACACGGCGATCA from Phragmites australis chromosome 14, lpPhrAust1.1, whole genome shotgun sequence includes these protein-coding regions:
- the LOC133890861 gene encoding uncharacterized protein LOC133890861 isoform X3 → MVIFFFFFLLLLFKSAHDSLLWYSHAMVCGKGPWLGGDFGMKSQPLQLYVMSEDMVSDGYVEIVNIDISSVVIEMMRKKYFNVPQMQCILYCLSFPLLLEDAIYHQLIPLWLADLRMDVRDMSMFSDDSFDCAIDKGTLDSLMCGVDAPLSAAQMVLEVDRLLRPGGVFILITYGGPSVRIPHLNQPGCNWKIVLYILPRPGFKGKTRRSVLDPVPLTENSRLPDGFIPEDPDSHYVYVCKKMQGLTGTNSPTINHIETQEGE
- the LOC133890861 gene encoding uncharacterized protein LOC133890861 isoform X5; the protein is MLANASAAMSSPPPDDGAEAGGDGDRTFSYGAAEYWDARYAEEGGAPYDWYQRYDALRPFVRRFAPPASRLLMIGCGSALMSEDMVSDGYVEIVNIDISSVVIEMMRKKYFNVPQMQCILYCLSFPLLLEDAIYHQLIPLWLADLRMDVRDMSMFSDDSFDCAIDKGTLDSLMCGVDAPLSAAQMVLEVDRLLRPGGVFILRDRVSRVRQEGLYWILFH
- the LOC133890861 gene encoding uncharacterized protein LOC133890861 isoform X2, which encodes MLANASAAMSSPPPDDGAEAGGDGDRTFSYGAAEYWDARYAEEGGAPYDWYQRYDALRPFVRRFAPPASRLLMIGCGSALMSEDMVSDGYVEIVNIDISSVVIEMMRKKYFNVPQMQYLRMDVRDMSMFSDDSFDCAIDKGTLDSLMCGVDAPLSAAQMVLEVDRLLRPGGVFILITYGGPSVRIPHLNQPGCNWKIVLYILPRPGFKGKTRRSVLDPVPLTENSRLPDGFIPEDPDSHYVYVCKKMQGLTGTNSPTINHIETQEGE
- the LOC133890861 gene encoding uncharacterized protein LOC133890861 isoform X1, whose amino-acid sequence is MLANASAAMSSPPPDDGAEAGGDGDRTFSYGAAEYWDARYAEEGGAPYDWYQRYDALRPFVRRFAPPASRLLMIGCGSALMSEDMVSDGYVEIVNIDISSVVIEMMRKKYFNVPQMQCILYCLSFPLLLEDAIYHQLIPLWLADLRMDVRDMSMFSDDSFDCAIDKGTLDSLMCGVDAPLSAAQMVLEVDRLLRPGGVFILITYGGPSVRIPHLNQPGCNWKIVLYILPRPGFKGKTRRSVLDPVPLTENSRLPDGFIPEDPDSHYVYVCKKMQGLTGTNSPTINHIETQEGE
- the LOC133890861 gene encoding uncharacterized protein LOC133890861 isoform X4, which encodes MLANASAAMSSPPPDDGAEAGGDGDRTFSYGAAEYWDARYAEEGGAPYDWYQRYDALRPFVRRFAPPASRLLMIGCGSAHLRMDVRDMSMFSDDSFDCAIDKGTLDSLMCGVDAPLSAAQMVLEVDRLLRPGGVFILITYGGPSVRIPHLNQPGCNWKIVLYILPRPGFKGKTRRSVLDPVPLTENSRLPDGFIPEDPDSHYVYVCKKMQGLTGTNSPTINHIETQEGE